In Penicillium oxalicum strain HP7-1 chromosome I, whole genome shotgun sequence, a single window of DNA contains:
- a CDS encoding NADH-ubiquinone oxidoreductase 78 kDa subunit, which produces MPRNEMISRQGRGQRDDNLKEILPETVFIRVTEPMATSQIGISHRGAGRTSEWRELVVCLSQLSRMLLQRQGLPPPPLALNLSAAFLPPTSSDLSLSHFLPLPNIVFFNTMRPQLFRAAARSLRVPRARAFATTAPRAAEVELTIDGKKVSVEAGSALIQACEKAGATIPRYCYHEKLLIAGNCRMCLVEVERAPKPVASCAWPVQPGMVVKTNSPLVHKAREGVMEFLLANHPLDCPVCDQGGECDLQDQSMRYGSDRGRFHEEGGKRAVEDKNIGPLVKTSMNRCIHCTRCVRFMNDVAGAPELGTTGRGNDMQIGTYLEQNLNSELSGNVIDLCPVGALTSKPYAFRARPWELKHTESIDVLDALGSNIRIDSRGMEVMRILPRLNDDVNEEWLNDKSRFACDGLKTQRLTTPLIRRDGKFVPATWEQALAEIAEAKQKLQLQPNEFKAVAGHLVDTETLVAMKDMANKLGSDNLALDQPGGSAPIAHGIDVRSNYLFNSKIYGIEEADAVLLVSTNPRHEASVLNARIRKQYLRSDMEIGLVGEEFESTFEYNHLGADVSALKTALSGEFGKKLASASRPMIIVGSAAAEHADAKAIFETVGNFVEKHAKSFNTPEWQGYNVLQRAASRAGAYEVGFTAPSTEVAQTTPKMVWLLGADEIAQSEIPKDAFVVYQGHHGDRGAQLADVVLPGAAYTEKSVTYLNTEGRVQITRAATSMPGAAREDWKIIRASSEFLGVPLPYDDVEALRDRMEEISPVMRRYDVVEPTSVSTLSKVQLADQNKGASATGAPFQKVIEDFYFTDPISRSSPTMARCSAAKATGNPETNFMAAGEMSPQALYG; this is translated from the exons ATGCCCAGAAATGAGATGATATCCAGACAAGGACGGGGCCAGCGCGACGACAATTTAAAGGAAATTCTCCCGGAAACAGTGTTTATCCGCGTAACCGAGCCAATGGCCACGAGTCAAATTGGGATTTCCCATCGCGGTGCTGGCAGGACCTCCGAATGGCGGGAACTTGTCGTTTGCCTTAGTCAGCTTTCCAGGATG CTCCTTCAACGTCAAGGCctacctcccccccctcttgcCCTCAATCTCTCCGCGgccttcctcccccccacctCGTCGgacctctctctttcccactttctccctctccccaaCATCGTCTTTTTCAACACAATGCGGCCGCAGCTGTTCCGTGCGGCCGCCCGGTCTCTCCGGGTGCCCAGAGCCCGTGCCTTCGCGACAACAGCCCCTCGCGCCGCTGAGGTGGAATTGACCATTG ATGGCAAGAAGGTGTCGGTTGAAG CCGGTTCGGCTCTTATTCAGGCTTGCGAGAAAGCCGGTGCCACCATTCCCAG ATACTGCTACCACGA aaaatTGTTGATTGCAGGAAACT GTCGTATGTGTCTCGTCGAAGTCGAGCGTGCCCCCAAGCCTGTCGCGTCCTGCGCCTGGCCCGTTCAGCCTGGTATGGTTGTGAAGACGAATTCTCCTCTCGTACACAAGGCGAGAGAGGGTGTGATGGAGTTCCTTTTGGCCAACCACCCGCTTGATTGCCCCGTTTGCGACCAGGGTGGAGAGTGTGATCTTCAGGACCAGTCAATGCGCTATGGCTCTGACCGTGGTCGTTTCCACGAGGAGGGCGGCAAGCGTGCCGTGGAGGACAAGAATATCGGACCCCTGGTCAAGACCTCGATGAACCGTTGCATTCACTGCACTCGTTGTGTGCGTTTCATGAATGACGTGGCTGGCGCTCCCGAACTCGGCACCACTGGACGTGGTAACGACATGCAGATCGGCACCTACTTGGAGCAGAACCTCAACTCCGAGTTGTCCGGCAACGTGATTGACCTTTGCCCCGTCGGTGCTCTGACCTCCAAGCCTTATGCTTTCCGCGCCCGTCCTTGGGAGTTGAAGCACACCGAATCCATCGATGTCCTCGACGCCCTTGGTTCTAACATCCGAATTGATAGCCGCGGTATGGAGGTGATGCGCATTCTCCCCCGTCTCAACGACGATGTCAACGAGGAGTGGCTCAACGACAAGTCCCGCTTTGCTTGTGACGGACTGAAGACTCAGCGTCTTACCACTCCCCTCATTCGCCGCGATGGCAAGTTTGTTCCCGCTACTTGGGAGCAGGCTCTGGCCGagatcgccgaggccaagcaAAAGCTGCAGCTCCAGCCCAACGAGTTCAAGGCTGTGGCCGGTCACCTCGTTGACACCGAGACTCTGGTCGCTATGAAGGACATGGCCAACAAGCTTGGTTCGGACAACCTCGCTCTCGACCAGCCCGGCGGCAGCGCGCCCATCGCTCACGGCATCGACGTTCGCTCCAACTACCTGTTCAACTCCAAGATCTACGGTATCGAAGAGGCCGACGCTGTTCTGCTGGTCTCCACCAACCCTCGCCACGAGGCTTCCGTGTTGAACGCTCGCATTCGCAAGCAGTACCTTCGCTCCGACATGGAGATCGGTCTGGTTGGCGAGGAGTTTGAGAGCACCTTTGAGTACAATCACCTCGGTGCCGACGTCTCCGCCCTGAAGACCGCTCTGTCTGGCGAGTTTGGCAAGAAGCTGGCCAGTGCCAGCCGACCCATGATCATTGTTGGTAGCGCCGCCGCTGAGCACGCTGACGCCAAGGCCATCTTTGAGACCGTCGGAAACTTCGTCGAGAAGCACGCTAAGAGCTTCAACACCCCCGAGTGGCAAGGATACAACGTTCTCCAGCGTGCTGCCTCCCGCGCCGGTGCCTACGAGGTTGGCTTCACTGCTCCCTCTACCGAGGTCGCGCAGACCACTCCCAAGATGGTGTGGCTCCTGGGTGCCGACGAGATTGCCCAGAGCGAGATCCCCAAGGATGCCTTTGTCGTCTACCAGGGCCACCACGGTGACCGTGGTGCTCAGCTCGCCGATGTTGTTCTTCCCGGTGCTGCTTACACCGAGAAGTCCGTCACTTACCTCAACACCGAGGGTCGTGTGCAGATCACTCGTGCCGCCACATCGATGCCCGGTGCTGCCCGTGAGGACTGGAAGATCATCCGTGCCTCTAGCGAGTTCCTGGGTGTTCCCCTTCCTTACGATGATGTCGAGGCTCTCCGTGACCGCATGGAGGAGATTAGCCCCGTCATGCGCCGCTACGACGTTGTCGAGCCCACATCTGTCAGCACTTTGAGCAAGGTTCAGCTTGCGGACCAGAACAAGGGCGCCTCGGCTACCGGCGCTCCCTTCCAGAAGGTTATTGAGGACTTTTACTTCACCGACCCTATCTCCCGAAG CTCCCCCACCATGGCTCGCTGCTCGGCTGCCAAGGCTACTGGCAACCCTGAGACCAACTTCATGGCTGCCGGTGAGATGTCTCCCCAAGCTCTGTACGGTTAA